The Candidatus Limnocylindrales bacterium genome contains the following window.
CAGGGAGAAATTTCAAAGAGCCGTCGAGTTTCTGCGCGCCCTCTCGGTCGTTATCGGGATTATCGCCCTGCCAATGGTGCTGTTCCCAAATTGGTGGTTATTTCTCCTCTATTCCTCCAAGTTTGCGGCTGCCGCACCCTATGTTTATCTATTCGTTCTATCAGAAGCCATTCAATTATTAGCCGGAGTAAATCAGGCCCTCGTAATTGGATTAGATCATATAGCAATACATGTGAAAGTCTGCCTCCTTGGGGATCTAGGAATTATGGCCTTTTCATGGTGGCTGGTTCCATACTATGGGATTGGAGGGGTTGCAATGGCTTTCCTCTTTAACGGCCTTTTGATATTTACCCTTACAAGCTGGTATCTGTGGTCAAATCATAGAATAGTCATCCATAAGTCCATAGGTTGGCTTCCACTTTATATACTGGCCATTATTGGAGTTGGAGGGGCGGTTTCGAGCTGGTCTGAAGTAAATACGCCTGGATTTCTTATATTAAAGATTTGTCTTTGGACCCTCTTCATCCTCTCTTTGTTTAAGTTTATAGGAGGTAAGAAGGGTCCTCTCCTTCAAAGCTTGTGGCAGGCATTCAGCCATAAGTAGAAGAACACTCTGTTAAGAAGGATACCGTCAGTTTAAACAATGGTTGTGTAGCTTGAACTCATTGATTTATCCTTAAAATAAGAAAGCAAAAGGTAATCGATCAGTGAAAGAGGGTAAAGGCATGTTTCGTGTTGCAATTATGGGTTTGGGAGCCGTAACCCGAAATATTCACTTGCCGGCATATTCTCAGCTTAGAGATAAAGTGAGTGTAGTTGCGGGATGTGATGTTGACCGTACTGCCCGAACTTTTATGAAGAGAAAATGGCATCTGCCAGAGGTGTATGATAATCCTCAAGAACTGATAGAAAAGACAAAGCCGGATATTGTCTCTATATGTACCCCTCCTTCCCTCCATCAGGAACAATCTTTAATGGCCCTGGACTATGGTTGCCACGTCTTCTGTGAAAAACCCCTGGCAGAAAGTTTATACCAGGCCGATGAAATCATAAGGGCCTCTGAAAGAGCCAGACGTCTGGTAGTAGTCAATAACCAGTTTCCTTATATGAATATTTATAGATCCTCAAAGGCACTTATCGGATCACCCGAATTTGGCCGGTTACTATTTCTCCATGCCTGGCAGACCTTCCATCCTACCGAGCAAACTGAAGCCAGCTGGAGGGGTAAATTACAGAGGAGATTGTGTTTTGAATTCGGGATCCATGTTTTTGAACTTATTAGATTCTTTTTCGAAGATAATCCTGTCAAGATCTTTGCTCATATGCCGAATCCAATGTCAGATATGACCTCTGAGGTTGTCAATATAATCTCTGTAGAGTTTTCAGATGGACGGGCGGCATCCATCGTTCTGGATAGATTGAGCAAGGGGCCAGAGCATTACCTGGACATGAGGTTAGATGGCGAATTTGCATCTATTTATACTTCTATTGGAGGAGAAATCCGACTTGAAATGGGGTTACATACCCGGGAGAAACGCCCTTTTCTTGGTTTTAACTTTGTTAAGGGGGGAAAGGCCGTTCTGCAAAATGGAAACCGATCGAAAATTATTGCCAAGGATGGAATCAATCCTTTTGCCTCAGCAACAGCCGCTCATTTTAAAAACTTTATTGAGGCAATTGAGAATGGAAAGGAACCCAGGGGTCATGCAAGGGATAATCGAAACACTCTGGCGCTGGCTCTCGCTGCCTATGATGCCGCGCAAGCTAACAGGGCCATAGAAATGGCCCGCTATTTTAAAATTTAAAAATAGTAACGGGTAAAGCGTAAAATGTAAAATCTGCTTGTAAATACTTCTTTACATTTTACGTCTTTTACATCTTACGTTGATTCGAGCTGGAATCGTTGGAGCGGGATTGATGGGTCGTTGGCATGCCTGGGCCATAAAAAGGGTCGGGGGGTATCTTTCGGCCGTTGCAGATATTGATCAGAATGCAGCCCGGCATCTTACACGCAAGTATCGGGGTACTGTAAGCTTTTCGAATGTTGAGCAGATGCTGGATCGGATTCCTCTGGATGTGCTCCATATCTGCACCCCTGCGGCTACCCATTATAAGATTGCCGAGCTGGCTATAGAAGCCGGCCTCAATCTCATGATAGAGAAACCCATGACTCTTCAAGCTCGTGAAGCGGAACATCTTTTTGATCAAGCGGAGAGCCGAGGCGTACTCCTATGTCCTGTCCATCAATTCCTGTTTCAAGATGGGGTTCTAAAGGCCAGGAAATTACTGCCTCGAATTGGACGGTTGGTCCATATGGAAGGAGTTTTTTATTCGGCAGGTGGAACTGGTCTAACCCGCGAGCAGCTTGATTTTATCGTGGCAGATATCTTACCCCATCCTCTCTCCCTCATGTACCTATTCCTACCGACAACCCTCCCTGAGAAGGATTGGTTGGTCATGCGG
Protein-coding sequences here:
- a CDS encoding Gfo/Idh/MocA family oxidoreductase, with amino-acid sequence MFRVAIMGLGAVTRNIHLPAYSQLRDKVSVVAGCDVDRTARTFMKRKWHLPEVYDNPQELIEKTKPDIVSICTPPSLHQEQSLMALDYGCHVFCEKPLAESLYQADEIIRASERARRLVVVNNQFPYMNIYRSSKALIGSPEFGRLLFLHAWQTFHPTEQTEASWRGKLQRRLCFEFGIHVFELIRFFFEDNPVKIFAHMPNPMSDMTSEVVNIISVEFSDGRAASIVLDRLSKGPEHYLDMRLDGEFASIYTSIGGEIRLEMGLHTREKRPFLGFNFVKGGKAVLQNGNRSKIIAKDGINPFASATAAHFKNFIEAIENGKEPRGHARDNRNTLALALAAYDAAQANRAIEMARYFKI
- a CDS encoding Gfo/Idh/MocA family oxidoreductase: MIRAGIVGAGLMGRWHAWAIKRVGGYLSAVADIDQNAARHLTRKYRGTVSFSNVEQMLDRIPLDVLHICTPAATHYKIAELAIEAGLNLMIEKPMTLQAREAEHLFDQAESRGVLLCPVHQFLFQDGVLKARKLLPRIGRLVHMEGVFYSAGGTGLTREQLDFIVADILPHPLSLMYLFLPTTLPEKDWLVMRPGYGELRALGESSGVTLVIFISMNARPTVCSFQIIGTTGTIHLDLFHGFAFMEPGKVARTRKILHPFDLAFRRLSSATLNLGRRIFQREPAYPGLRRLVADFYKAVQTRSESPISQEETLAVARIRDRLIQGAGLVSSVGPKDP